From Halorussus lipolyticus:
CGGCCGGTCTCGCGGAGTTGCCCCCGAATCCGGTCGCGTTCGGCGTCGTCGAAGCCCGCCATCAGATGTCCTTCCTCCGGAACCAGACCGCGCTGAGCGCGACGAGCGCAACTGTCGCCGTGAGCAGAACGAGGGCACCCACCCAGTCGTACTCGCCGGAGACCAAGATTGCGGTGGGGTCGTAGTATCGGGTCGGGCTAATCGCGCCCAGCCATCCCGCGTCGGCGGATTCGCTGACCGTATCCAGCAGGAACAGACCGAAGATGGCCCCGAGTCCGCCGCGCTTGGCCACGTCGGAGTTGGCGGACGCGACCGAGAGGAGCAAGCCGATTGCGCCGCAGGCCAGCAAGTAGGGCACGGACAGCAGGTGGACCACAACGAGGTCAGCGAGAGAGATGGACTCGCCGATGGCCAGCACGGTGACGTAGACTGCGATACCGACGACGAGGTTGACCGCGAGGACGACCGGCACCAGCGAGGCGAACTTCTCGACCACGACGCGGGACCGCGAAACCGGCGCGGCCAGCAGAATATCCATTCGGCCGCGTTCGACGTCGCCCGCAATCAGGCCGCCAGCGAGGTACGCTGTGTAGATGCCCAGCAGGAGCAACCAGAAGAACTGGTAGAGTTCGACCGCCAGAAAGCCCTCGATGGTAGTGATGGAGAAGGCACCGGTCGCGCCGAACGCCGTCTGCATCGCGGGCGGCAGACTCTCCATGTAGGCGTCCAAATCCGCGCCGGAGTTGGCGATGGAGGGGAACAGCGCGACGAACAGCAACGACATCACGGCCAGCAGGGCCGAGAGGACGAGCGCGCCGCGAATCCGGCGCTCGGACTCGTAGGTGGCGATGTCAAGCATCGGACTCACCTCGGGTCGAGACCGCCGCGGTCGGCGACGCCGCGGGGTCTCGGTCGCTCGCCGGTCCCGCGTCGTAGAACTTCATGAACACGTCTTCGAGCGGGGCCTCCTCGATTTCGAGGTCCCGAACGTGGTAGTTCCCGAGGTGGTCCAGCAGGGCGTCGTACTCGCCGGTGAACATGAACGAGGCGTCCCCGTCGCCGACTTCGAGGTCGTGGACGCCCGAGAGGGCGAAGTCCGCGGGGTCCAGCGACTCGGCCACGCTGACGTGGACGCGCTTGCCACTCCGGTCCAATAGCTCCTCGACGCCCTCCAGCGCGACGAGGTGGCCGTCCCTGACGATGCCCACCCGGTCACAGACCTTCCGGACCTCGCTCAGGATGTGACTGGAGAAGAAGAACGTGGTGCCCCGCGCCTGTTCGTCCTCGATGAACTCGTAGAGGCGCTCCTGCATCAGGGGGTCCAACCCGGAGGTGGGTTCGTCCATGACGACCAAATCCGGGTCGTGCATGAACGCCAACACCAGCGCGAGTTTCTGGCGGTTTCCGGTGGAGTACTCGCCGATTTCGCGGTCGATGGGCGGGTCGAACGCTTCGAGGAGTTCGTCGCTTCGCTCGTCGCCCTTCAACTCGCCGTGGTACCGAATCAGTCGCCGTCCGGTGGTTCCCTCGTCGAAGCCGGGACTGCTCGGTAGGTAGCCGATTCTGCGCTTGGCCTCGATGAGGGCCTCCTCGTCGGTCACGTCCCGACCGAGGAGCGTCGCCGACCCGCGGGTCGGGGAGATGAACCCCAGCAGGGTCCGGATGGCCGTGGTCTTGCCCGCACCGTTGGGTCCGAGGAAGCCGAAGACCTCGCCCTCGCGCACCGACAGCGAGAGGTCCTCGATGCCGCGGGTCTCCCCGTAGTACTTCGTCAGGTCGGTCGTCTCGATGGCGCTCATTCGAAGTACTTCGACCCGTGAATAGATGAATGGTTCGGTTATTCGTTCACAAGATTCGGAATCCGGGTTGAGAGTCGCCAGCGTGGTCAAAACCGACAGGGGACTCGGAATAGGCGAGTATCTGCCCGTCCACCGTCGAGTGCGCTCGGTGGAATCTGCTGTCTCACCTGCTCTTGTTGTTCTAAGCGCGAGGGTTTCGAGGTCGAAGTCACGGCCTCAGCAGTCCGCTCCAAAATAGACAAACAAAAACAATGCTAAAAGATGTAAAAACAATTTCTAAACATAGAAAATGTGGGTGCTGTCTGGAGAACCAGACTCTCAAACCGACTCGGGAGCGGCCGCTTTGGCGTCCTGCGCGGCCTCGACGGTCTCGCGCACCGCCTCGACGCCCTCGTCGTGAACCAAGTCGCCGACGACGATGGTGTCTGCCCGCTCGGCCATCGTCCGGGCCGAGTCGTAGTCGTGGATGCCCCCGCCGTAGAACAGCGTGGCCTCCTCCAGCGCGTCGGCCGCAGACTCGACCACATCGGGGTCGCCGTACATCCCCGAGTACTCGACGTAGACGATTTCTTGGCCGTACATCTGCTCTGCGACCTCGGCGTAGGCCGCCACGTCCTCGGGCGTCTGGTCGCAGTCGGCGTCGGTGAGTTGGGCCACGCTGGCCTCGGGATTCATGATGATGTAGGCCTCGGTGGTCGTCCGGTCCCAGTTCACGTCGCTCGATTTTATCCACTCTTTGTGGAATCCGGTGGCCCACGCGATGTCCCCGGCGTTGAGGACAATCGGCACCAGATAGCCGTCGAGGTCGTCGTCGTCCACCACGACCGCCGGGTTGCTCGGTTCCTGATACAGCGGCACGTCGTACTTCGCGCAGGCGTCGATGACTCGCTGCATCTTCTCTTGGGTCATGTCGAGCGTCCCGCCGATTTCGAGGGCGTCGGTACCGGTCTCGCAGACGTCCTCGAAGGTCTCGCCCTCCGCGAGCGTCTTGTCGGGGTCCAACTTGACGATGTGGTCCCAGTCGGTCCACGGTGAAGTAGTCATTGTTCGTGTAAACCAGAGTGTGTGCTAAAACCGCTTCGAAACCGGCTTTCGCCCGCTCGGCGTTCGACTCGTCGCTGTGTCGCGTCTGCTCCGCGTGTTTTCGCCCTCCACGTCCTCGTGTCTGCCTGCCGAGGAGCGACCCGGTGGCGGTACGACCCGTCGGACCCGATACATTCCAGCTGTAAATAATACAACCTATTAGTCAGGAGTAGTTACTATTTCAACATGGGCGATGAAAAACTCTCCCGACGAGCGATTCTGAACAGCGCGGCAAAAGCTGGCGGCGTCGGAGCGGCGGTTTCGTTCGGTGCCATCGGTAGCGTCTCGGCGACTACCGACGACACCGAGACGGAATCGGTCGAAACGCAGTGTACCGACGGCGAGTACACCGTCGTCGAGGAGTGTACCTGCGTGGACCTCAGCGAGGAGTGCGACGACCCGCCGAACAGTCCCACTCTCTACTACGAGGTCAACTGGGAGTACCGAGACTACTGCGACGACGGTCTGAACGGTTGGTACGCCGCCAGCGCCACGTGTGGCTACACGGCCGACTGCTCGCTCCCGAAGTGCAACGACGACCAGACCCGTCCCTGCGACGGCGTTTAAAGGCGGTTCCGACGCAGTTCTTTTCCGAAAAGGGCGGACACGACTGACTCCTCGGAGTCGCGTCTCCTCGGTCAGTGATTAGTCGGCTTTCGCCTGCCAACCCCGCAGTCGGTCCTCGCTCACGCCCTGCACCTCCGAGGCCACCGTCTCAACCTCGGCGTCTTTCAGGTCGTCGATGCTCTCGATACCTGCCTCAGAGAGCTTCTCGGCAGTCTTCGCGCCGATGCCGTCGAGCGATTCGAGGTCGCTTCCGGACTCGCTCTCGCGGGCCTTGAACTCCCGGTAGTTGCAGATGGGACAGCCGAGTTCCCACGGTTCGTCGCTGTTGTGGATGACGAGTTCGGGCAGGTCGTGTTCCTCGCACCGCTCGTCGGTAATCTCGATGTCGCCCCGGCGAGGGAGCGGAAGCGAGTAATCGCAGTCGGGGTACCGGGTACACCCGACCAGCCGAGAGCCGTTTTGGAGGTGCTTGATAGCAAGCTCTCCGCCTTCTTCCTCGCCGCATTCTGGACAGACGCCGATTACTTCGTCGTCCTCCTCGTCGGCCTCCTCGGCCTTGCAAAGCGGACACCCGTGGACGAACGTCTGGCGTCCGGCCAGCATCTTGACGTGGCGCAGGCCGTGGTCCTCGCACTCCTCGTCCAGAATCAGGGGCTTGCCCGTGTTCGGAAGCGGCAGGGTGTACTCGCAGTCGGGGTAGCCGTCACACCCGACGAAGTACGACCCGTTCCGGCTCTGGCGAACCAGCAGTTCGTGGTCCGACTCGGGGCAGGGACCGAGTTTCTTGTCGGCCTTCAGTGACTCCTGAAGCAGGTCACCGACCTCCTCGCGCGAGTCGCGCAGTTCGTCGAACACTTGCTGGAGGTACTCGCGCGACTCGTCTGCGACCTCGGACAGGTCGGCCTCGCCCTCCGCGATGGCGGTCATGTCTTCTTCGAGTTCGACGGTCATCTCCTCGCTGACCACGAGGTCCGCGAACTCCTCGGCGGCCGTGACCACGGCCTTGGCGAGTTGGGTCGGCCGGGGCGGGTCGCCCTCGACGTAGCCCCGGTCGTAGAGTTTCTCGATGGTGTTGTGGCGAGTCGATTTCGTGCCGACCCCCATCTTCTCCATGGTCTCGATAAGCCGCGATTGGCCGTATCTGCGGGGCGGTTGGGTCTGTTTGTCCTCGATGCGGGCGTCGGTGACTTCCAACTCGTCGCCCTCCTCGACGTCGGGGACGTAGTTCTCGGAGGTGTTGAAGTAGGGGTAGACCGCGTGGTAGCCCTCCTCCATCAGACGCTTGCCGTTGGCCTTGAGCGTGTGGTCCTCGACGCTGGCAACCACCTTGAGATGTTCCCACGTCGCGGAATCGGCGACGGTGGCGAAGAATCGCCTGACGACCAGTTCGTAGATTTCCCACTCGTCGTCCGAGAGGTCGCCCTTGGTGGGGATGTCCTCGGTCGGGTGAATCGGCGGGTGGTCGGTGGTCTCCTCGTCGCCCTCGGTGGGTTCGAGGTCGTCCAGTTCGAGCAGGTCGTCGGCGTCGTCGCCGAAGTGGTAGTTGCCCGAGAACGTGTCGAGTAGCTCCTCGGGGTCCAAATCGTCGGGATAGACCGTGTTGTCGGTCCGGGGGTAGGTCATGTAGCCCGCAGTGTAGAGGTCCTCGGCGATGCTCATGGCCTGCTGGGCCGAGTAGCCCAGACTCCCCGCGGCGCGGATGAACTGCGTGGTGTTGAAGGGTGCCGGCGGGTCGTCGGTCCGGGTGCGCCGGGAGACGCGCTCTACTTCTGCCGTGGTCGCCGAATCGAGGACCTCGAAGACGCTTCGGGCGGTCTCCTCGTCCCAGACACGCTCGGCCTCGTTGCCCTCGTCGTTGCGGTAGAAGTACTGGGACTCGAACTCGGCGGTCTCGTCGTCAGTATCCTTCAGGAGGTCCGCGAACAGTTCCCAGTAGTCCTCGGGGTCGAAGGCCTCGATTTCGCGCTCGCGGTCCACGATGAGTTTGAGGGTCGGCGACTGGACTCGGCCGACCGAGATGAAGTCGTCGCCCAACTGGCGGGCCGACAGCGAGAGGAATCGGGTGAGGGCCGCGCCCCAGATGAGGTCGATTTCCTGTCGGGCCTCGCCCGCCGCCGCGAGGTCGAAGTCCAACTCGTCGGGGTTTTCGAAGGCCTCCGTGACCTCGTTTTTCGTAATCGAGGAGAACCGGACCCGGCGAATCGGCACCTCGTCGTTGACCTCGCGGACGAGTTCCCACGCCTCCTTGCCGATGAGTTCGCCCTCGCGGTCGTAGTCGGTCGCAATCGTCACTTGGTCGGACTTCCGGGCCAGCACTCGCAGGGTGGAGACGATGTTTTCCTTGGTGGCCTTCTTCTCGATGGGGGCGTTGATGAGTTCGACGGGTTCCACGTCGCGCCAGTCGTTGTACTCGTCGGGGAAGTCCACGCCCACCACGTGGCCCGACAGACCGATGCACCGCCTGCCGCCCCACTTGTAGACGTTGACGCCGTTCTTGCGTTCGGCCTCGGCGGACTCGCCGCTCAGGATGTCGGCGATGCGTCTGGCGGCGTTGTCCTTCTCGGTGATTATCAGTTCCATGCCTCACCTCCAGCGGTCGGTCCGCGTCCGAACCGGGCGGCTACTTGGGGGTCGGGGAGTCGCTGGTCGCTCATTCGTGTTCTCGGTAGGACAACTGCGGGGGTAAAGCTTTCGCCGAGAAAATCGCATGCAGGCGTCGGGTTACCCGCCGAACGGGGCGAATCCGGCAGGCCCGAAGGGAAAGCGTGTGTTTAAGAATTACACCCACGACGTTCCACCGGAACCGTGGCAGGCAAACAGGAAAGTCGGGTGGACATGACCACCGGGGCAATCACGCCCAAGTTGGTGAGTCTCGCGTGGCCGCTGGTGGCCGGGAACCTCCTCCAGACGTTCTACAATCTCGCGGACATGTTCTGGGTGGGCAGAGTCGGGCCGAACGCGGTCGCGGCCGTCTCGCTGATGTTCCCGACCGCGTGGATGTTCGTCTCGGTGGCGATGGGGTTGACCGCGGCGTCCGTCGCGCTGGTCTCCCAGCACGTCGGCGCGGGCGACGACCGGAAGGCCGACAACGTGGTGGCCCAGATTACGATGTTGACCGTCGCGGTGGCGCTGGCGCTGTCGGCGTTCGGCTACGTCTTCCGACACCCACTGCTGTCGCTAGTCGGCGCGCAGGGGCAGGTGTATGCCTTCTCGCTTGAGTACATCGAAGTGCTGTTCGTCTCGATTCCGTTCACCTTCCTGTTTTTCGTCTTCCGAGCGGTCCTGCGCGGGGCGGGCGACACCCGGACCGCGATGTGGTTGATGGTCCTCTCGGCGGGCGTCAACGTGGTCGTGGACCCCTTGCTCATCCTCGGGTGGGGTCCCTTCCCCGAGTGGGGCGTCCGCGGGGCCGCCATCGCTACCCTGATTTCGCGGGTGCTGGCCGCGGTTATTGGTGTCGCGCTCCTCGTCAAGGGCGACTGGGGCGTCCGCCTGCGCCTCGGGGACCTCCGGCCCGACTGGCCAGTGCTGAAGCGACTCGTGGATGTCGGGTATCCCGGCACCCTCGACGGCCTCGCGCGGAGTTTCTCTGCGGTGGCGATGGCGGCGCTGGTTGCCCGGTTCGGTGCGATTCCGACCGCGGCCTACGGCGTCGGCCTCCGGTTGATGTCGGTGTCGTGGACCGTCTCGGGCGCGGTCGGACAGGCCACCGCGACCGGGGTGGGCCAGAACCTCGGCGCTGACACGCCCGACCGGGCCGCCGAGGTCACGTGGAAGGGGACCGGCGGGACGATGGCGGTGCTGTTCGGCGCTGGCGCGCTGATGTATGTCTTCCCCGCCGGAGCGATGCGTGTGTTCATCGACGACCCCGCTGTCGTCTCTGCGGGCGTGGAGTTCCTGCGCATCATCGGCCCCTTCCTCGCCTTCTTCGGCGGCCTGATGGTCGTGCAGGGCGGGTTCCGGGGCGCGGGCGACACCCGGACCGCGATGGCGCTGTCGGTCCTCTCGCGGTGGGTTCTGCGTATCCCGGTCGCGCTGGTGTTAGCCTACTCGTGGTCGATTTCCGCGCTCGGCGTCCCGCTCTCGGGGTGGGCGTGGGGCGTCGAGGGTCTCTGGTGGGCGTGGTCGTTCTCCGCGATTGGGTCGTTCGTCGTCGGCGTGGCGTGGTTCAGCCTCGGTCGGTGGCAGAAAGGCGTCGTAGAGAAAGAACCGACGGCCTCGCCGGGAGACTGAGCGACGTTCCGGAGGGCAACAAATGAAATTTGTTGAAATAGGAAAACAATTCCTAACCACTTGTATCGGTAGCTCCACGCGAGGCCTCTCGCTTCCAACAGCCTATTATGGGACCTCGCCGAGGTTTCCAACGATGGACGCACGAACGAGGAGCACGCGACTTCGACGCCGGTGGGCCGAACTCGACCGCGGGTGGCAGGCGGTCGTCCTCGGCTACCTCGCGGTCGGCGTGGTCGCTCTCGTAGTCTAACTCGATGGCAGGGTTCCGGCGACTCCTCCCCGGTCTCGCGCTCCTGATAGCCGTCGGTGCAGTCGGCGAGGCCGTCGGCGCGGTCACGCCGCTGAACTCGCTCGTCGTCGCAATCGCGCTCGGGATTCTGGTCGCCAACGTCGCGGGAGTTCCGGCGGCCTGCCGACCGGGCGTCGCCACCCAGAAGCTCTGGCTCGAAGTCGGCATCGTACTGATGGGCGCTCGCATCGCGCTCGATTCCGTCCTCGCCGCGGGTCTCCCGCTCCTGCTGTCGGTGGTCGGCATCGTCGCGTTCACCATCGCCGTCGCCGAAGGCCTCTCGCGCAGTCTGTTCGGTCTCCAGCGCCGCCTCGGGTCCCTGCTGGCGGCGGGCGCGAGCATCTGCGGCGTCTCGGCGGTGGTCGCCATCGCCGGGACCGTCCGGGCCGACGAGGACCAAATCGCCTACGCCACCAGCGCCATCCTGCTGTTCGACGCGCTCACGCTGTTCGCCTATCCCGTTGTCGGGCAACTCCTCGGACTCTCCGGGCAGGTCTTCGGCATCTGGGCCGGCCTGAGCATGTTCAGCACCGGCCCGGTGACGGCCGCGGGGTTCGCCTACTCCGAGGCGGCCGGCCAGTGGGCCACGCTGACGAAACTCACGCGCAACGTCCTGCTGGGTGCGGTCGTCCTCGCCTACTCGGTGGCCTACACCGGCACTGCCGGTTCCGACTCGGCGTTCGACGCCCCCGGCCGGACCCTCCGGGAACTCTGGCAGGGGTTCCCCAAGTTCGTCCTCGGGTTCGTCTCGGTGATGGTGCTTGCGTCCAGCG
This genomic window contains:
- a CDS encoding DNA topoisomerase I, translated to MELIITEKDNAARRIADILSGESAEAERKNGVNVYKWGGRRCIGLSGHVVGVDFPDEYNDWRDVEPVELINAPIEKKATKENIVSTLRVLARKSDQVTIATDYDREGELIGKEAWELVREVNDEVPIRRVRFSSITKNEVTEAFENPDELDFDLAAAGEARQEIDLIWGAALTRFLSLSARQLGDDFISVGRVQSPTLKLIVDREREIEAFDPEDYWELFADLLKDTDDETAEFESQYFYRNDEGNEAERVWDEETARSVFEVLDSATTAEVERVSRRTRTDDPPAPFNTTQFIRAAGSLGYSAQQAMSIAEDLYTAGYMTYPRTDNTVYPDDLDPEELLDTFSGNYHFGDDADDLLELDDLEPTEGDEETTDHPPIHPTEDIPTKGDLSDDEWEIYELVVRRFFATVADSATWEHLKVVASVEDHTLKANGKRLMEEGYHAVYPYFNTSENYVPDVEEGDELEVTDARIEDKQTQPPRRYGQSRLIETMEKMGVGTKSTRHNTIEKLYDRGYVEGDPPRPTQLAKAVVTAAEEFADLVVSEEMTVELEEDMTAIAEGEADLSEVADESREYLQQVFDELRDSREEVGDLLQESLKADKKLGPCPESDHELLVRQSRNGSYFVGCDGYPDCEYTLPLPNTGKPLILDEECEDHGLRHVKMLAGRQTFVHGCPLCKAEEADEEDDEVIGVCPECGEEEGGELAIKHLQNGSRLVGCTRYPDCDYSLPLPRRGDIEITDERCEEHDLPELVIHNSDEPWELGCPICNYREFKARESESGSDLESLDGIGAKTAEKLSEAGIESIDDLKDAEVETVASEVQGVSEDRLRGWQAKAD
- a CDS encoding ABC transporter permease subunit, with protein sequence MLDIATYESERRIRGALVLSALLAVMSLLFVALFPSIANSGADLDAYMESLPPAMQTAFGATGAFSITTIEGFLAVELYQFFWLLLLGIYTAYLAGGLIAGDVERGRMDILLAAPVSRSRVVVEKFASLVPVVLAVNLVVGIAVYVTVLAIGESISLADLVVVHLLSVPYLLACGAIGLLLSVASANSDVAKRGGLGAIFGLFLLDTVSESADAGWLGAISPTRYYDPTAILVSGEYDWVGALVLLTATVALVALSAVWFRRKDI
- a CDS encoding MATE family efflux transporter, which encodes MTTGAITPKLVSLAWPLVAGNLLQTFYNLADMFWVGRVGPNAVAAVSLMFPTAWMFVSVAMGLTAASVALVSQHVGAGDDRKADNVVAQITMLTVAVALALSAFGYVFRHPLLSLVGAQGQVYAFSLEYIEVLFVSIPFTFLFFVFRAVLRGAGDTRTAMWLMVLSAGVNVVVDPLLILGWGPFPEWGVRGAAIATLISRVLAAVIGVALLVKGDWGVRLRLGDLRPDWPVLKRLVDVGYPGTLDGLARSFSAVAMAALVARFGAIPTAAYGVGLRLMSVSWTVSGAVGQATATGVGQNLGADTPDRAAEVTWKGTGGTMAVLFGAGALMYVFPAGAMRVFIDDPAVVSAGVEFLRIIGPFLAFFGGLMVVQGGFRGAGDTRTAMALSVLSRWVLRIPVALVLAYSWSISALGVPLSGWAWGVEGLWWAWSFSAIGSFVVGVAWFSLGRWQKGVVEKEPTASPGD
- a CDS encoding YeiH family protein, with protein sequence MAGFRRLLPGLALLIAVGAVGEAVGAVTPLNSLVVAIALGILVANVAGVPAACRPGVATQKLWLEVGIVLMGARIALDSVLAAGLPLLLSVVGIVAFTIAVAEGLSRSLFGLQRRLGSLLAAGASICGVSAVVAIAGTVRADEDQIAYATSAILLFDALTLFAYPVVGQLLGLSGQVFGIWAGLSMFSTGPVTAAGFAYSEAAGQWATLTKLTRNVLLGAVVLAYSVAYTGTAGSDSAFDAPGRTLRELWQGFPKFVLGFVSVMVLASSGVLSPAEIDALTRAYHYLFLVAFAGLGLDIDARDLRRTGAGPVGLLFVTLVVVSAVSLVGVRFLF
- a CDS encoding ABC transporter ATP-binding protein → MSAIETTDLTKYYGETRGIEDLSLSVREGEVFGFLGPNGAGKTTAIRTLLGFISPTRGSATLLGRDVTDEEALIEAKRRIGYLPSSPGFDEGTTGRRLIRYHGELKGDERSDELLEAFDPPIDREIGEYSTGNRQKLALVLAFMHDPDLVVMDEPTSGLDPLMQERLYEFIEDEQARGTTFFFSSHILSEVRKVCDRVGIVRDGHLVALEGVEELLDRSGKRVHVSVAESLDPADFALSGVHDLEVGDGDASFMFTGEYDALLDHLGNYHVRDLEIEEAPLEDVFMKFYDAGPASDRDPAASPTAAVSTRGESDA
- a CDS encoding phosphoglycerol geranylgeranyltransferase — encoded protein: MTTSPWTDWDHIVKLDPDKTLAEGETFEDVCETGTDALEIGGTLDMTQEKMQRVIDACAKYDVPLYQEPSNPAVVVDDDDLDGYLVPIVLNAGDIAWATGFHKEWIKSSDVNWDRTTTEAYIIMNPEASVAQLTDADCDQTPEDVAAYAEVAEQMYGQEIVYVEYSGMYGDPDVVESAADALEEATLFYGGGIHDYDSARTMAERADTIVVGDLVHDEGVEAVRETVEAAQDAKAAAPESV